GTGGCCGCGACGGAATAGCCCTCCATATCGCATAGCTGGGATTTTTTGACCAATTCGTTGCGCAGGGCGGTAGTGGAGACAAACATGTCGCCGGTGGCCAGCCCCCGTGCCGGAAGTTCACCAGAAGTCTCCAACTCGATGAATTCTGGCAGGAGGTAACGGCTGATATCGGTCAGTACGTCTAGCTTGAAATCGTGCTTGGTTACTTTATTGATCTCAAAGACGCCATCCATGCCATCGACAAGCGCGCCTGCCGTACCAATATTGACCACGCGCTCGGGCAAAGCGTCGTGCGCGCGAGCCTCTGCCAATACCTCGGTCAGGGATATCGCGGCCGGAACCGTGCCGATGCCGGTAATAAGCAGCGCTTCACCGTCCGGAATGTGTGCAGCTTCGGCGTCCACGGCCGCTACAAAGAGGGTTCGTCCAGATAAATTTTCCATGCCTGCGACAATACCTGCACCTCGCGTGGTCATCGGCGAGGGGCGGTTTCGCGGCGCGCTCGTCAACAATCCACAAAGCAACCGCGTTTGGCTAAAAATAGGGGCGAAATTTACAAGAACGCGGTTGCTTTTAGGAGCCGTGGCGGTCACGAAGAGTGACCGGGCACCGCCTGGAGGAGTACCCGTGGAGTCACCGTGCTCGCATTGCTAACGCAAACGGTGCCCCACGAAGCCGGCGGCCAAGGTATTGCCGGAAGATTGGTCAATGAGCAGGAAGTTGCCCACGGCACCACGGGCGGCGTAGTCCTCCACGGGCAGTTCGGCCTGGGTCTGGATGGTGATGTGGGCGATGTCGTTCATGACCACGGCCTCGGGGGCTTCTACGTCGGCCACACCATCGAGATCCAAGGTGCGAGCAATGGTGGCGATGCGGGCTTTGACCAGGGAGGAGCCGTAGCGCAGCTTGAGCATCTGGCCAGGTTTCAGGTCCTTTTCGGTAAGGCCTACCACCGTGGCATCGAATTCCCGGGTGGCCGGGGGACACTGGGCACCGGCGAGGAGATCGCCGCGGGTGAGATCGATGGCATCGGCAAGCAGAAGCGTCACCGAATCGCCGACGGCGGCGGAGGGGGCGGGGCCATCGGCGGTGTCGATCTGGGTGACGGTGCTGGTGCGGCCTTCGGGCAGGTGCACCGTATCGCCCACGGCGATGGACCCGGCCTTCACGCGGCCGGCATAGCCGCGGTAATCGGTGGCGTGCTCGCGGATGGCGTACTGGATGGGAAAGCGAAAGTCCAGCT
The window above is part of the Corynebacterium accolens genome. Proteins encoded here:
- a CDS encoding nucleosidase, with product MENLSGRTLFVAAVDAEAAHIPDGEALLITGIGTVPAAISLTEVLAEARAHDALPERVVNIGTAGALVDGMDGVFEINKVTKHDFKLDVLTDISRYLLPEFIELETSGELPARGLATGDMFVSTTALRNELVKKSQLCDMEGYSVAATCQRFGVPCTLLKQVSDSANEESMGTWAGVLDRSARQLAAAAAELGFLR